Genomic window (Cucumis sativus cultivar 9930 chromosome 2, Cucumber_9930_V3, whole genome shotgun sequence):
TATTATCTTCTCGTTGTTCctccaatattttaaattgttcctcctatttcatttcaacgttacaataaaacaaattcatgTATTAGAATACGATACAATTAGTTATATACCTTTAGGTTTTGAAGCACATCTTGGTTCTCATCCAAGAATTTCACCATCCAAGTGATAGCACTTGCTGTTGTGTCTTGTCCTGCAATCAACATCGTCAATATATTATCTCCTATCTCCATATCTGATAGTGGTTCTCCGTTGTCTTCTTCCATCAACAACCGTTGTAGGAAATCTTCATACTGGGACTCTAATTCTCGTCTCTTCtgaattatgttttttagtttctttataATTCTCCTTCTTGCCTGATCAAATTAAACGTAGTGTTTGAAGATCGAGAATATTTCATTGGACagagagaaaaaatggattaagaaagaaaaattacaaccTTGAGGCCTGCATCGAATCTTGTCCCTGGAAACCGCCATGGGAATGCAAGCATGGCTTCACAAACATATCCAACGTCTTTTTGTATCATCTCTACTTCGTTTTCCTCCTCTAAGCTTATTAACATCTTACACATTGCTTTACATGTTATCTCCTCCCCACAATTACACAAAAATGTCAATCCTTAACGTAGATTGTTTATTCCCTTTGATtctattgtttaattttaagtaCTTCGaactaaaattgataataattttttactgTAAGTAATCAAActgttgaaaattttacaaatatattcatttttgtaatcTATAAACGATTGATATTCAAATACTTTTACGGTGTAAGTGACattagaaaattatgaaattttattctatttgaaaataaaccctataaattaactttttttttttctattatagattcttttgattattttttttttcaaatttgaaatttgtaatcaataaataaaagtattttaaaagggagtaatttactttttaaaatttagaaaaaagtacttgtttttttaactttaaaaacatttgataaaattataactttcaatttgaagTCCAGTAAATCTTcaacaacttttcaaaataaaaaaattaattctataGGTTTTGTTTGGTAGagatcaaacttttaattttgtgtttaattagtaaataaaaaggTCTAATTAATAGCTCAATTAACTtgttaaacacaaaattaaaatgttatatattctattagatatattttacattaatCTATCAAACATAAGTcgaatcaatttaattttcaagaaattacCTTGAGGGCTTCCGTGAGAACGAAAACGGTGAATCCACTCTCCCATCTTTGAAACGTCTCAACGATTTGTCGATCGAATTGTGGAACAAAAGAGGCCAAAAagcaagaagagaaaagattgATGAGACGACTTCGTAAGAATTTGTGGTGTAAATGTGGAGCACAGAGTAAACTTTGATGGCCGACTAACTCAACAATGGactttatatactttttagtGAACCTTCCTCCCCCATCATTCAGTATAAGCTTCGCCCATTCCGtgtttgatacaaacacatgTGTTTCCCCAAATATCCGAGTCTTAAAACACCCCCCGTAcctataaattttgttgtaaatataacagtaatatcaaaatttataaaagtataCGAATGATAGAAGTTCATCACTCTTAGACtatattgcaaatttggtcCATCACTGTTAGATCGTAAAAATCTATCGTCGATATATTTTGTGCATTTGTTAATTCTCTTAAAATCTATCGTCGATATATTTTGTGCATTTGTTAATTCTCTTTAAAGTATTGATATTAACTTGATTATTATCGGTAAAATTGTTATCTAATTTGGTTCTTAtgcatcaaaatcaaactatataatataagttaaattaaaaagtggTTATAATATTGGAGGAAAATTAAGATACGATATTGTGTAACGTTTAGTTGGAACGAAAATTGAACCAAGAACGCACCGGACAACACTGCCGCATCAACCAACTCCAACTCCAAGTTTCATCGATTCCAACACTTTGTATTGTATAGGCAAGAAAGGGTATGATTTCAACATagaaagagaagaggagaatTTCAATTACCGGAGGCAGCGGATTCTGACGAAATCATAAACGCCGCTGCTACAGTTAACAGCGGCCATGAACTGCAGCGTCTCTCCAATGAAAGGCAATCCTCTGCTTCCAGGAGGAGTACCGGCATGAGAAATCCGCGAAGACGGTGACTTATTCTtcagaaagaattgaaaaaagacAAGGATGGAGAGAGCAACAGCGGTGGCGACGGCCGCAGAGCACCAGAAGCAGAGGGAGGACATGGTTTTTGAAATGGAACTGAGAGAGATCAGAGAGTGTTGTAGAATATTTGTAGGAGTTAGATTCTTGTAGATAATGATGGGGTATGGAGTTGGCCGACAGATGAGAGTTTAAGTGATTGAGTTGAGGCACCAATTTGTGTCTTCTTATATGCTATGGGACGCAATGCATGAGGAAAGCAACCATAGGACTCGATTTATGCATTTTCATTGAGATGGTGGGGTTTGATCAAGTTGATTTAGTTGAGGGTTGCTATACATTGATTGTCAAAGTTTGGTTCAGTGatataaacacaaaattgtgtttgaggaaagagagagaaaagaatcGATAATGTATTTTTATGAAATCTTTGAACTAAAGTGTAAGGgtatgaaattttctt
Coding sequences:
- the LOC101215324 gene encoding abscisic acid 8'-hydroxylase 2 isoform X2, translated to MSSLCFWCSAAVATAVALSILVFFQFFLKNKSPSSRISHAGTPPGSRGLPFIGETLQFMAAVNCSSGVYDFVRIRCLRWESGFTVFVLTEALKITCKAMCKMLISLEEENEVEMIQKDVGYVCEAMLAFPWRFPGTRFDAGLKARRRIIKKLKNIIQKRRELESQYEDFLQRLLMEEDNGEPLSDMEIGDNILTMLIAGQDTTASAITWMVKFLDENQDVLQNLKEEQFKILEEQREDNRSFLTLEDVANMSYATKVVKESLRLASIVPWLPRLILHDTDIQDYKIKKGWNVNIDVRSLHSDPSIYKDPIKFIPSRFDEETKAFSFLAFGMGGRQCLGMNLAKAMMLVFLHRLLTSFRWKVMDCDSSIEKWALFTKLKSGCPILITPLQSS
- the LOC101215324 gene encoding abscisic acid 8'-hydroxylase 2 isoform X1 gives rise to the protein MSSLCFWCSAAVATAVALSILVFFQFFLKNKSPSSRISHAGTPPGSRGLPFIGETLQFMAAVNCSSGVYDFVRIRCLRYGGCFKTRIFGETHVFVSNTEWAKLILNDGGGRFTKKYIKSIVELVGHQSLLCAPHLHHKFLRSRLINLFSSCFLASFVPQFDRQIVETFQRWESGFTVFVLTEALKITCKAMCKMLISLEEENEVEMIQKDVGYVCEAMLAFPWRFPGTRFDAGLKARRRIIKKLKNIIQKRRELESQYEDFLQRLLMEEDNGEPLSDMEIGDNILTMLIAGQDTTASAITWMVKFLDENQDVLQNLKEEQFKILEEQREDNRSFLTLEDVANMSYATKVVKESLRLASIVPWLPRLILHDTDIQDYKIKKGWNVNIDVRSLHSDPSIYKDPIKFIPSRFDEETKAFSFLAFGMGGRQCLGMNLAKAMMLVFLHRLLTSFRWKVMDCDSSIEKWALFTKLKSGCPILITPLQSS